The following proteins come from a genomic window of Nothobranchius furzeri strain GRZ-AD chromosome 1, NfurGRZ-RIMD1, whole genome shotgun sequence:
- the atp5f1c gene encoding ATP synthase subunit gamma, mitochondrial isoform X1, protein MFARTSALVFSPQCGQVRNMATLKDITIRLKSIKNIQKITKSMKMVAAAKYARAEKQLKPARVYGTGALALYEKADIKAPEDKVAKHLIVGVTSDRGLCGAIHSGVAKTIKNEIANLTGSGKEVMVINVGDKLRGLLHRTHGKHILLNCKEVGRKPPNFSDASVIATELLTSGYEFDQGSVIFNRFRSVISYKTDQKPLFSNDTVSSSENMGVYDDIDADVLRNYQEFALVNVIYLALKESSTSEQSARMTAMDSASKNASEMIDKLTLTFNRTRQAVITKELIEIISGAAAL, encoded by the exons TGGGCAGGTCAGGAACATGGCTACCTTGAAGGACA TCACCATTCGGTTGAAGTCCATCAAGAACATCCAGAAGATCACGAAGTCCATGAAGATGGTGGCCGCTGCCAAGTACGCTCGTGCTGAGAAGCAGCTGAAACCCGCACGCGTCTACGGCACTGGCGCTCTGG CTCTGTACGAGAAGGCCGACATCAAGGCACCCGAGGATAAGGTGGCTAAGCATCTGATTGTTGGCGTGACCTCTGACCGTGGACTCTGTGGCGCCATCCACTCTGGTGTGGCCAAGACCATCAAGAATGAGATCGCTAACCTGACCGGCTCTGGCAAGGAGGTGATGGTGATCAATGTTGGAGACAAGCTGAGAGGCCTTCTGCACAG AACTCACGGAAAACACATCTTGCTGAACTGCAAGGAGGTCGGCCGCAAGCCACCAAATTTTAGTGATGCGTCGGTCATTGCCACCGAGCTGCTCACCTCTGGTTACGAGTTCGATCAGGGCTCTGTCATCTTCAACAGATTCAG GTCTGTGATCTCCTATAAGACGGACCAGAAGCCGTTGTTCTCCAACGACACCGTCTCCTCCTCGG AGAACATGGGCGTCTATGATGACATCGATGCTGATGTGCTGAGGAATTACCAGGAGTTTGCTCTGGTCAACGTCATCTACCTGGCTCTGAAGGAGTCCTCCACCAGTGAGCAGAGCGCCAGGATGACTGCGATGGACAGCGCCAGCAAGAACGCCT CTGAGATGATTGACAAGCTGACCCTCACCTTCAACCGGACCCGACAGGCCGTCATCACCAAGGAGCTGATCGAGATCATCTCTGGAGCTGCTGCCCTGTAA
- the atp5f1c gene encoding ATP synthase subunit gamma, mitochondrial isoform X2 — protein MFARTSALVFSPQCGQVRNMATLKDITIRLKSIKNIQKITKSMKMVAAAKYARAEKQLKPARVYGTGALALYEKADIKAPEDKVAKHLIVGVTSDRGLCGAIHSGVAKTIKNEIANLTGSGKEVMVINVGDKLRGLLHRTHGKHILLNCKEVGRKPPNFSDASVIATELLTSGYEFDQGSVIFNRFRSVISYKTDQKPLFSNDTVSSSENMGVYDDIDADVLRNYQEFALVNVIYLALKESSTSEQSARMTAMDSASKNASEMIDKLTLTFNRTRQAVITKELIEIISGAAAL, from the exons TGGGCAGGTCAGGAACATGGCTACCTTGAAGGACA TCACCATTCGGTTGAAGTCCATCAAGAACATCCAGAAGATCACGAAGTCCATGAAGATGGTGGCCGCTGCCAAGTACGCTCGTGCTGAGAAGCAGCTGAAACCCGCACGCGTCTACGGCACTGGCGCTCTGG CTCTGTACGAGAAGGCCGACATCAAGGCACCCGAGGATAAGGTGGCTAAGCATCTGATTGTTGGCGTGACCTCTGACCGTGGACTCTGTGGCGCCATCCACTCTGGTGTGGCCAAGACCATCAAGAATGAGATCGCTAACCTGACCGGCTCTGGCAAGGAGGTGATGGTGATCAATGTTGGAGACAAGCTGAGAGGCCTTCTGCACAG AACTCACGGAAAACACATCTTGCTGAACTGCAAGGAGGTCGGCCGCAAGCCACCAAATTTTAGTGATGCGTCGGTCATTGCCACCGAGCTGCTCACCTCTGGTTACGAGTTCGATCAGGGCTCTGTCATCTTCAACAGATTCAG GTCTGTGATCTCCTATAAGACGGACCAGAAGCCGTTGTTCTCCAACGACACCGTCTCCTCCTCGG AGAACATGGGCGTCTATGATGACATCGATGCTGATGTGCTGAGGAATTACCAGGAGTTTGCTCTGGTCAACGTCATCTACCTGGCTCTGAAGGAGTCCTCCACCAGTGAGCAGAGCGCCAGGATGACTGCGATGGACAGCGCCAGCAAGAACGCCT CTGAGATGATTGACAAGCTGACCCTCACCTTCAACCGGACCCGACAGGCCGTCATCACCAAGGAGCTGATCGAGATCATCTCTGGAGCTGCTGCCCT ATAA